A portion of the Meriones unguiculatus strain TT.TT164.6M chromosome 11, Bangor_MerUng_6.1, whole genome shotgun sequence genome contains these proteins:
- the Cd68 gene encoding macrosialin: MPLPVWCLISVGLLVAQGAEKDCPHRKAATLLPSFTLTPTATESTAHPTSHRPTTTSHSNITVHPTRNSTTSSGPTTATHSPATTTTHGNTTVHPITNGTAATPGISTAGPHPGPPPPAPSPSPGSQEALGNYTWTNHSHPCVQLQAQIQIRILYPTQGGGKAWGTSVLNPNKTKVLGGCDGASPHLSLSFPYGQLTFGFKQDPQQSQGAVYLSYMAVEYNVSFPRASQWTFSAQNLSLRVLQAPLGRSFCCRNASVAVSPAVHLDLLSLRIQAAQLPDSGHFGPCFSCAGDQSLWLPLIIGLVLLGLLTLVLIAFCITRRRQSTYQPL; this comes from the exons ATGCCACTCCCTGTGTGGTGTTTGATCTCGGTGGGACTGCTTGTAG CCCAAGGAGCAGAGAAAGACTGTCCTCACAGAAAAGCTGCCACTCTGCTGCCATCCTTCACCCTGACACCTACAGCTACAGAAAGCACGGCACACCCCACCAGCCACAGGCCCACCACCACCAGCCACAGCAACATCACAGTTCATCCAACAAGGAACAGCACGACCAGTTCCGGACCCACAACTGCCACTCACAGCCCTGCCACCACCACTACTCATGGGAACACCACAGTTCATCCCATCACAAATGGCACTGCGGCAACTCCAGGGATCTCCACCGCCGGCCCCCACCCTGGCCCACCTCCACCTGCGCCGAGCCCGAGCCCTGGCTCCCAGGAGGCTCTCGGGAACTACACATGGACTAATCACTCCCACCCTTGTGTTCAGCTCCAGGCCCAGATTCAGATTCGAATCCTATACCCAACCCAGGGTGGAGGAAAG GCCTGGGGGACGTCTGTCTTGAATCCCAACAAAACCAAGGTCCTGGGGGGCTGTGACGGGGCCTCTCCCCACCTGTCTCTCTCATTTCCGTATGGACAGCTCACCTTTGGATTCAAACAG gacccacagcagAGCCAGGGAGCGGTCTACCTCAGCTACATGGCAGTGGAGTACAACGTGTCCTTCCCGAGGGCCTCGC AGTGGACATTCTCAGCTCAGAATTTATCTCTCCGAGTGCTCCAAGCTCCCCTGGGCCGAAGCTTCTGCTGCAGAAATGCAAGCGTAGCTGTTTCTCCGGCCGTTCACCTGGACCTGCTCTCCCTGCGGATCCAGGCTGCTCAGCTGCCCGACTCAGGCCACTTTGGGCCAT GTTTCTCTTGTGCCGGTGACCAGTCCCTTTGGCTGCCTCTCATCATTGGCCTGGTTCTCCTTGGCCTCCTCACCCTGGTGCTCATTGCCTTCTGCATTACCCGGAGACGACAATCCACCTACCAGCCCCTCTGA